A genomic region of Thunnus albacares chromosome 2, fThuAlb1.1, whole genome shotgun sequence contains the following coding sequences:
- the ap1b1 gene encoding AP-1 complex subunit beta-1 isoform X3, translated as MTDSKYFTTTKKGEIFELKAELNSDKKEKKKEAVKKVIASMTVGKDVSALFPDVVNCMQTDNLELKKLVYLYLMNYAKSQPDMAIMAVNTFVKDCEDPNPLIRALAVRTMGCIRVDKITEYLCEPLRKCLKDEDPYVRKTAAVCVAKLHDINAQLVEDQGFLDTLKDLISDSNPMVVANAVAALSEIAESHPNSNLLDLNPQTINKLLTALNECTEWGQIFILDCLANYTPRDDRESQSICERVTPRLSHANSAVVLSAVKVLMKFMEMLPKDLDYYGTLLKKLAPPLVTLLSAEPELQYVALRNINLIVQRRPEILKHEMKVFFVKYNDPIYVKLEKLDIMIRLASQANIAQVLAELKEYATEVDVDFVRKAVRAIGRCAIKVEQSAERCVSTLLDLIQTKVNYVVQEAIVVIKDIFRKYPNKYESVIATLCENLDSLDEPEARAAMIWIVGEYAERIDNADELLESFLEGFHDESTQVQLQLLTAIVKLFLKKPTETQELVQQVLSLATQDSDNPDLRDRGYIYWRLLSTDPVAAKEVVLAEKPLISEETDLIEPTLLEELICHIGTLASVYHKPPSAFVEGSRGVQHKRLPGSAGSGESVESPDAASAAGVSEAPPAVIPSQGDLLGDLLNLDLTPPTATGPTPPPSSGMQMGAMDLLGGGLDSLMGDESEPPPIPLRTDTPQSPQLPHQSPSPPDYSPTELGGDIGGSPAMAAGFGAPPAAVPASFSAPVSGGLDDLFDLGGGVGMPMGAYIPAKTLWLPAMKAKGLEISGTFARRSGVIQMEMTLTNKAMSVMTDFAIQFNRNSFGLAPAGPMQVLTPVSPNQSIEVALPLNTVGPVMKMEPLNNLQVAVKNNIDVFYFSCQYPISMLFVEDGKMERQVFLATWKDIPNDNESQFQIKDCHLNSDAASNKLQGSNIFTIAKRTVEGQDMLYQSMKLSNGIWVLAELRVQAGNPNYTVSLKCRAPEVSQCVFQSYEAVLKN; from the exons ATGACGGACTCCAAGTACTTCACCACCACCAAGAAAG GTGAGATTTTTGAGCTCAAGGCAGAGCTGAACAGTgataagaaagagaagaagaaggaggctGTGAAGAAAGTCATTGCCTCCATGACAGTTGGCAAGGATGTCAG CGCTCTGTTCCCAGATGTTGTGAACTGCATGCAGACGGACAACCTGGAATTGAAGAAGCTGGTCTACCTCTACCTGATGAACTATGCCAAGAGTCAGCCAGACATGGCTATTATGGCTGTCAACACCTTTGTAAAG GATTGTGAAGACCCAAACCCTCTCATCCGGGCGCTTGCTGTTCGTACTATGGGCTGCATCCGCGTGGACAAGATCACTGAGTACCTCTGTGAGCCACTGAGGAAATGTCTGAAGGATGAAGACCCATATGTGAGGAagactgcagctgtgtgtgtagcAAAACTTCACGATATCAACGCCCAATTGGTGGAGGATCAGGGCTTCCTTGACACTCTAAAAGACCTCATATCTGACTCCAATCCCATG GTGGTAGCAAACGCAGTGGCAGCGCTGTCTGAGATCGCAGAGTCTCACCCCAACAGTAATCTACTGGACCTAAATCCTCAGACCATAAACAAGTTGCTGACAGCTCTTAACGAGTGTACAGAGTGGGGGCAGATCTTCATTCTTGACTGCCTGGCCAATTACACACCACGTGATGATCGTGAGTCCCAAAG CATCTGTGAGCGTGTGACCCCGCGGCTCTCCCACGCCAACTCTGCAGTGGTGTTGTCAGCAGTAAAAGTTCTTATGAAGTTCATGGAGATGCTGCCTAAAGACTTGGACTACTATGGCACCCTACTGAAGAAGCTGGCCCCTCCACTGGtcactctcctctctgctgagcCTGAGTTGCAATATGTGGCACTTAGAAACATCAACCTCATCGTACAGAGACG CCCAGAGATCCTGAAACATGAgatgaaagttttttttgtgaagtaCAATGACCCAATCTATGTCAAACTGGAGAAGCTGGACATCATGATTCGTCTAGCGTCTCAAGCTAATATTGCACAG GTGCTGGCTGAGCTGAAGGAGTACGCCACTGAGGTGGACGTGGACTTTGTCCGTAAAGCGGTTAGAGCCATTGGCCGCTGTGCCATCAAAGTAGAG CAATCAGCGGAGCGCTGTGTCAGCACACTGCTTGACCTCATCCAGACAAAGGTTAACTATGTGGTGCAGGAAGCCATTGTGGTCATCAAGGACATCTTCCGCAAATACCCCAACAA GTATGAGAGTGTGATTGCCACTCTGTGTGAAAACCTGGACTCCTTGGATGAGCCGGAGGCACGTGCAGCCATGATTTGGATTGTGGGAGAGTATGCCGAACGCATCGACAACGCTGATGAACTGCTGGAGAGCTTTTTGGAGGGTTTCCACGATGAAAGCACTCAG GTGCAGTTGCAGCTGCTAACTGCGATTGTCAAGTTGTTCCTGAAAAAGCCGACTGAGACCCAGGAGCTGGTGCAGCAGGTGTTAAGCCTGGCCACACAG gACTCAGACAACCCAGACCTCAGGGACCGCGGCTACATCTACTGGCGTCTGCTCTCCACAGACCCTGTAGCTGCCAAGGAGGTGGTTCTGGCTGAGAAGCCCCTGATCTCTGAGGAGACGGATCTGATCGAGCCCACTCTGCTGGAGGAGCTCATCTGCCACATTGGTACTCTGGCCTCTGTGTATCACAAGCCACCCAGTGCCTTTGTTGAAGGCAGCCGTGGCGTTCAGCACAAGAGACTCCCTGGCAGTGCTGGATC CGGAGAGAGTGTTGAGAGCCCAGACGCAGCTTCTGCTGCTGGAGTCTCTGAGGCACCCCCTGCTGTCATCCCATCCCAGGGAGACCTCCTGGGAGATCTGCTCAATCTGGATCTGACACCTCCTACCGCTACCGGACCAACACCACCCCCTTCCTCTGGCATGCAGATGGGGGCTATGGACCTTCTTGGAGGAGGATTGGATAGTCTG ATGGGGGATGAGTCTGAGCCG CCGCCCATTCCCCTGCGGACGGACACTCCTCAGTCACCTCAGCTCCCACATCAGTCCCCATCGCCCCCAGATTACAGCCCCACTGAG CTTGGCGGTGACATCGGAGGAAGTCCTGCT ATGGCGGCTGGTTTCGGTGCTCCTCCAGCTGCAGTGCCAGCCTCTTTCAGTGCCCCTGTAAGTGGCGGTCTGGATGACCTGTTTGACCTTGGAGGTGGAGTTGGTATGCCAATGGGAGCCTACATCCCTGCTAAAACA cTTTGGCTCCCGGCTATGAAGGCTAAGGGTCTGGAGATATCTGGCACTTTTGCCCGCCGCTCTGGGGTCATCCAAATGGAGATGACCCTCACTAATAAAGCTATGAGTGTCATGACTGATTTTGCCATCCAATTCAACAGGAACAG CTTTGGTCTAGCTCCAGCTGGTCCAATGCAGGTTCTCACTCCCGTCAGCCCAAACCAGAGTATTGAAGTGGCCCTTCCCCTCAATACTGTGGGACCAGTCATGAAGATGGAGCCTCTCAATAACCTGCAG GTGGCTGTTAAGAACAACATTGACGTATTCTACTTCAGCTGCCAGTACCCCATCAGCATGTTGTTTGTAGAGGACGGGAAGATGG AGCGACAGGTGTTCCTTGCCACATGGAAAGACATTCCTAATGACAATGAGTCCCAGTTTCAGATCAAAGACTGCCATCTCAACTCAG ATGCGGCCTCGAACAAACTGCAGGGCAGCAATATTTTCACCATAGCCAAGCGCACAGTGGAGGGTCAGGACATGCTGTATCAGTCGATGAAACTCTCCAATGGCATCTGGGTGCTGGCTGAGCTGAGGGTGCAGGCAGGAAATCCAAACTACACA